TCCGATCGAAGAGAGCGATATTACTCGACTGTCGCCTTTTTTGAGTAAGGGCAGTAACCTCATTGTCAAGAGAAAATGGGAAATGTAGTTAGTCTGCAACTGTACTTCGAATCCGTCCTTCGTTTCTTCGTAGGGAACGGCCATTATGCCAGCGTTATTGATCAAGACGTCTACCTTTTCttccaacttttcaatCTTCGCGGCGGCCCGCTCCACGCAGTTCAGATCTCTTAAATCTAAATGAATGTACCGTAGGCTTCCGAAAATTGCGTTTCGCAGTAATGTATCCTTGGGACTCATAATAACCCGCGTCTCTGCCTCCTTCACGATTTCCTGTATCACCTTATTGACCCTATGCGAATTCATGCCGCACATGTATATGACGTAACCGTGTAGGTACATGTGTAAACTTGTATAGTATCCTATCCCGCCGGTCCCCCCCGTTATCACCGCAACCTTCCTTTCTTTAGCAGGGTCATAGTACGGCAATGTATCTGGATCAAACATTACCTCACCTACAACTGCAGCCTTGCGATTAGGAACAGGCCTCTTCTTTCGTTGCCAATTTATACCTACTTGAACTGAATGAAAAGGCttacaaaaattttccaaatcttttCACAATTGCGATGCGGCTGGAAGAACAGTCCCCTCGAGTAAGGTCCGAGCAAGTTGACTGGAACAAAAGATAATAATGGACTACGAGGAGATACTCTTTGGGCTGAAACCACTACTTACTGCGGAGTCCCTGGATTCCCTTTTAGTGAATGATGATTTTCTACAAAAGTCTCTACAATTCTTGGACAATCTCGCTGTAAGTCTGAGATCTCCGGAGAACCGGGATTTGGTACGGGATACCGGAATTTTCGGTGAATTGTTGCGTCTACTGGAGAGGACTCTGGCTAGTGCATTTGGGAAACCTGCACTCCCCTCAGGTAATACTGCCCACTGGAGACTAAGCTCGGAATTGATCAGATGTGTGGCAAATTGCTTGGTTGACAATGATACCAACAGACATTATCTTTTGGAACACGAGTATGGTTTAACTACGGATCAGAATACGCTATTCTATTACATTAGTCAGATCTTAGAGTTGGAGAAATTGCCCTTTGAGGAAACCCAAAATGACCAACTTCTTTTGGAGATTCACATGAGATCCATAGTCACGATGAAAAACCTCTGCTTGGACAATGAAAGCTGTACAAACAGAGTTTTACCCCAAATGCGTACACACCTCCTCAAATTCTTAGAGCACACCTTGTCAGGTTATTCAGAGGATGGCGAAAATGTCGTCCTTGCAAGCGATTTACTAGTAGATTGCCTTTCAGTCACAACAAAGAACAGTACGTCACACGATTGCGAGGTTCTTGCCAATTGTATCCTTCAAACCTCAGCATCATTGGAAAGTACCGTGCTTTGTGATGGTGAAGTGAACGACAAGGAAGAGGGCGAGGAGAATGAGGAATCAGACACTACGAGCTCCGATCCGGATACGGacattttgttcaataTTTCGCAAGGTTTGGAAATAATAGTTTCCAACCAAAGCAATTTGAAGATAGACTCCTCCATCGTACCATCCATGCAGGAACAATTATTAAGTGCCCTGGATAATCTGtcatcaaaaatatttACGAATAAACTGATTATAATGAGAAGAATTATGAGTATAGCTGGGCACATATCGGCCAATCTGacctgttgcaacagggATGAAAGGAATATATGCTTAGATATTCTG
This DNA window, taken from Huiozyma naganishii CBS 8797 chromosome 7, complete genome, encodes the following:
- the ENV9 gene encoding Env9p (similar to Saccharomyces cerevisiae YOR246C; ancestral locus Anc_8.684) encodes the protein MFDPDTLPYYDPAKERKVAVITGGTGGIGYYTSLHMYLHGYVIYMCGMNSHRVNKVIQEIVKEAETRVIMSPKDTLLRNAIFGSLRYIHLDLRDLNCVERAAAKIEKLEEKVDVLINNAGIMAVPYEETKDGFEVQLQTNYISHFLLTMRLLPLLKKGDSRVISLSSIGHNLEFTYWKLSQSFKFPPNLIFTWFRYAMSKTALIQGTKMLAIKNPDVLCLSLHPGLVMNTNLFSYWTRLPIIGIFFWLLFQLIGFFFGVSNEQGAIGTLRCALSRDISAENDNGKYYTTGGVESKSSSVANNLDDAASSWIWTVHELKKRGFEV
- the BEM4 gene encoding Bem4p (similar to Saccharomyces cerevisiae BEM4 (YPL161C); ancestral locus Anc_8.685), coding for MDYEEILFGLKPLLTAESLDSLLVNDDFLQKSLQFLDNLAVSLRSPENRDLVRDTGIFGELLRLLERTLASAFGKPALPSGNTAHWRLSSELIRCVANCLVDNDTNRHYLLEHEYGLTTDQNTLFYYISQILELEKLPFEETQNDQLLLEIHMRSIVTMKNLCLDNESCTNRVLPQMRTHLLKFLEHTLSGYSEDGENVVLASDLLVDCLSVTTKNSTSHDCEVLANCILQTSASLESTVLCDGEVNDKEEGEENEESDTTSSDPDTDILFNISQGLEIIVSNQSNLKIDSSIVPSMQEQLLSALDNLSSKIFTNKLIIMRRIMSIAGHISANLTCCNRDERNICLDILKTNMNDYTVATALLILTNSISERADVDAIIEGITLEELINVETVLKDPFQYQGYLDILKKVFNMNNAMFLQTPAAKKLFDFCQKCSAQLAYFENLSPLLDSLLKKVITVFPSSTLLTLATAPNSSVLRVVQERGSVLSCLLLDKLLVARTQPPNTIVENLLVKAFKFEEGPASFTAGGSGVSVEFLFQMTKTVGIYIRNCELAKVSLEDILLFRGEIVPKLDQLLATALNLKNKPDNGSKSVFNNGRFIAGIILNLSKIHAESNPQLAELVTLSGKFF